One window from the genome of Cryptococcus deuterogattii R265 chromosome 10, complete sequence encodes:
- a CDS encoding ATP-dependent rRNA helicase SPB4 produces the protein MDAPVPAAPAFGGSWTKLNPPLSPWIMDVINTMGFKNMTPVQAGTIPRAVKNQDCVVEAVTGSGKTLAFTIPVLERLSRREEPYKKGEIAAIVVAPTRELATQIHAVFSHFLSSLIPPENEEETADVEGHAPPIASSSRSPSPLSNKPLFPLPMLVTSGTPTPYETFQSTHPSILIGTPGRLAAFLLNPRGLAIVRVSELDVLVLDEADRLLSSPDHRRDVERIMRHLPKQRRTHLFSATMTDAVEEMIGLGLRNPVRIVVNLKDKRKNGEEPKERRTPMALQNTYLVCRHAEKTLQLIRLLLSESTKHERSKFIVYFSTCAAVDYFYRILSRLPLLSKFHLTSFHGELPPKIRETALSTFTSHPSSHLSPAVLLCTDVAARGVDFPDIDVVVQYDAPTDPKTFSHRAGRTARAGRRGKAVLLLGKGREEDYVDFLNIRKIPLTKQPYISASLEEVDTPQILDPEATTLLHSIRQIILTDRELSDKAAKSFVSAFRAYSKHEASFIFRTLDFDFNSQAISFGLLRLPAMPEIKDWKKKKEAERKRLEKIKSEGGEVEEREVIEWEDAEVNWDTFPYASKQREASRLATLAQRAESQSSNDAARAEARAKRKIKAEMREAWSEQKERKVRREERREKKDAKKKYEWELEQANGEGDRQSDLADIAKAQAERRKKREREEESWDEEMGKEYKSLKREIKEEKSVRKSSKGGTGGGGIGGGMFDDLE, from the exons ATGGATGCTCCAGTACCAGCAGCTCCAGCATTTGGCGGATCATGGACAAAGCTCAATCCCCCTCTATCTCCATGGAT CATGGACGTCATCAATACCATGGGTTTCAAGAACATGACTCCTGTTCAAGCAGGTACTATTCCGAGAGCGGTCAAGAATCAGGACTGTGTAGTGGAGGCTGTTACTGGCTCTGGTAAAACTTTGGCCTTCACGATCCCTGTCTTGGAACGGCTGTCAAGACGAGAAGAACCGTATAAGAAGGGCGAGATTGCCGCCATAGTTGTTGCACCCACACG TGAATTGGCTACTCAAATACATGCCGTTTTCAGCCACTTCTTATCGTCTCTCATTCCTCcggaaaatgaagaggagaccGCCGATGTCGAAGGTCATGCTCCACCTATTGCCTCATCATCACGttcaccatctcctctttctaATAAACCTCTGTTCCCTCTCCCCATGCTTGTAACCTCGGGGACTCCTACGCCCTATGAGACTTTCCAATCCACCCATCCATCGATTCTCATAGGTACCCCAGGGCGTCTTGCTGCATTTCTCCTCAACCCTCGCGGTTTGGCGATAGTCCGAGTATCAGAATTGGATGTCCTGGTCCTCGATGAAGCTGACAGGCTGCTGTCAAGTCCTGATCATAGGAGAGATGTCGAGAGGATTATGCGACATCTACCCAAACAGCGTCGAACTCATTTGTTTTCGGCCACCATGACCGAtgcggtggaggagatgatagGGTTGGGCCTTCGTAATCCGGTTAGGATCGTGGTTAATCTGAAAGataagaggaagaacggGGAAGAACCTAAAGAGCGCAGGACTCCTATGGC TCTCCAAAATACATACTTAGTTTGTCGGCACGCCGAAAAGACTCTACAGCTTatccgccttcttctctccgaATCCACAAAACACGAAAGATCCAAGTTTATTGTCTACTTCTCCACCTGCGCTGCTGTTGATTACTTTTATCGCATCCTCTCCCGCCTTCCATTGCTCTCGAAATTCCACCTAACTTCTTTCCACGGCGAATTGCCGCCGAAGATTCGAGAGACTGCGCTTTCAACATTCACATCACATCCCTCATCCCATTTATCCCCGGCTGTCCTACTGTGCACGGACGTGGCAGCAAGAGGTGTGGATTTCCCGGATATAGATGTCGTTGTGCAGTACGATGCCCCTACAGACCCCAAAACGTTTAGTCATAGAGCAGGAAGGACGGCCAGAGCTGGCAGACGAGGAAAGGCGGTTCTTCTGTTAGGTAAAGGTCGGGAAGAGGATTATGTCG ATTTCCTGAACATTCGTAAAATTCCCTTGACCAAACAACCATATATCAGTGCTTCGCTAGAAGAAGTAGACACTCCCCAAATCTTAGATCCCGAAGCTACGACGCTTCTTCACTCAATTCGTCAAATTATCCTCACTGACCGTGAGCTCTCTGACAAGGCTGCAAAGTCATTCGTCTCTGCTTTCAGGGCATACTCGAAACATGAAgcatccttcatcttccggACCTTGGACTTCGATTTCAACTCTCAAGCGATCAGTTTTGGGTTATTGAGATTACCAGCAATGCCGGAGATCAAAGattggaaaaagaagaaggaggcagagagaaagagattggagaagattaAGAGTGAGGGTGGGGAAgtagaggaaagggaagtCATTGAGTGGGAGGATGCTGAAGTAAAC TGGGATACTTTCCCCTACGCATCAAAGCAACGCGAAGCTTCTCGTCTCGCCACCCTTGCTCAAAGAGCTGAAAGCCAGTCATCCAACGATGCGGCCAGAGCCGAAGCCCGAGCCAAGCGAAAGATCAAAGCAGAAATGCGAGAGGCATGGTCCGAACAAAAAGAACGAAAAgtgaggagggaggaaaggagggagaagaaggatgcaaagaaaaagtatGAATGGGAGCTAGAGCAGGCTAATGGTGAGGGGGATCGACAAAGCGATTTGGCGGATATCGCCAAAGCGCAAgcggagaggaggaagaagagggagagagaagaagagagctgggatgaggagatgggaaaggaGTATAAGAGCCTGAAGCGAGAGATTAAGGAGGAAAAGTCTGTCAGAAAGTCAAGTAAGGGAGGAACAGGGGGAGGAGGTATAGGTGGTGGTATGTTTGATGACCTCGAGTGA